In the Ranitomeya imitator isolate aRanImi1 chromosome 2, aRanImi1.pri, whole genome shotgun sequence genome, aTTTCATTCAGATGGAGTGCTGTAAGTCAGCACTGCTACaactatgtatatatacacaatgaCTGGATCTGCTATCTATATACACTGCAGGCTGTACAGCTTCTATCCGGGTGTAGTCATCCCATCTGCTGAGTCACAGCTCGGAGGTCTCAGGGTCACAGGACGTATTCAATATTCATTGCATCTTTATTATCTCTGCTTGGAAGAATTGATAGGAATGCAAGTCCCAACATGTCATGCCAGGCTGTCATAAGCATGCTGTGAGTTGTAGTCCCAAGTGATGCTATGAATAGAATACCAGTAGTGACAGTTATCGCCAGCTTACTTACTCTGCCTGCAttattgctgtatatacatcaagTCTTGGAGGGAGAGATAAAGGTTGAaggcctcttcttcttcttctggatcCTCATATAACGCTCCTCTAATATAACAACCTGTACTGTGATCTAGTAATGGACGCCTGGGGGTCAGTGTTACACTCCATTGGCCACTCAGCACCAGGCACTGGATCCTGGGGATCTCTTGTGATCAGAtagatatattttatatatttcctATATCCAATGTTCAGTAATGTCTGTAGCTCTGGTCCTACCAGGCACGGATCCCCTGCAGTGTCCCCTGGCAGGATGGCATCGCTGCCCCCGGGTGGCTCTGTGGCTGGGGGGCATTGCCCAGCTGGCTCAGGCTGCCCATGTTTACAAATGGATGAGTCCCTGCTGCCCCCGCATTGTGCTGGATGGCTGGCACCCCCGAGTAGCTGCAGCTGTAGTTGCTGTTGTAGGAAGAGCTGTTGTTGTAGCTGTAGGTCGGGTAACTGTTGTAAGAGTAGGGACTGGCACCGACATTGTAGGCAGAGTTATAGCCCTGGCTGCCAGCAATGCAAGGCTTGCCATCCCTCACCAGCACTGGCACTGCCACCCTCCTGGGCGGTGGTGGAGGCTGGTGGCTGCCCATCTCCAGGGACTTGTCTTGCCTTTGTCTTTTGCACTTGTATCTCCTGTTTTGGAACCAGATTTTCACCTGGGTAGAGGTGAGCTTCAGGCTGTTGGCCAGGTGTTCCCTCTCTGGGGCGGACAGGTATCTCTGCTGCTTGAACCTCCTCTCCAGCTCAAAGACCTGGGCCTGGGAGAAGAGCACCCGGGGCTTCCTGCGGCTCCTCTGCTTGGGCCTGTCCAGGTCCTCCTGCTTGTCCTCATCCTGGGGGGACTTCTTCATGAAGCAGGCTTCTGTGTGGAGAAGACAGCCATGATGACAATCCTGACACATTCCCTACACATGTGTATCTACatacaatacacacacacacatacacacacacacacacacacacacacacacacacatatatatatatatatatatatacatacacacacacaagtatATCTGTGTGCATGTATATTGAGCCAACTACAACATTAAAATAAGAggtaaatatataatttttactatatatacatatttatatttacCTCTTATTTTAATATTGCAGtcgacactatatatatatatatatatatatatatatatacatacacacacacacagacacacacacacacatatatatgtataaatatatatattgtagtgtgtgcaaaatatatatatatatatatatatatatatatatatatatatttacctccCATGTTGATCTTCTAGTTGACTCCATATATTAATGTAAAGTAAAACACACAATTGGCTTGAAAGGGAGAAACTTTCTGAAGTTCAACAGAATCTAAACCCAAAATGATGAAGTTGTTGCTATTAATAATATATTGTACTTATTATTAGTCTAAAATAAATTACACTGTACTGACTTTAGATtgtattttattacttttttatgtTTTCATGTCATCATTATATTTTTGTATTATGCTACTATGTATATATGTATCTATTGTAATTACAGGTATTAGTAGTAGTATATTCTATTTATTATAATTATGTTATTAGGTATCAAcgggatttattattattattcttgtcgTGTTGTAACAGTGATTATTGTTACATTTTGCACATGACTTCTTTCTGCTGTAATTTACACGATTTATTTTACTCCTGCATACATTCTATTGTCAGATGTCTGACCGTTTCCTCCTCCACAGAACCAGAACTTTCTATCCGGAGCAGTTCGGGATTAGACTAAAGTCATCATTTCTGTTCTGTAGTCATTTAGGTCCCAGGAGGCGCAGGAGGTTTATAGGAGCGCGGTCACACTCAGCGTTTACAGGCGACAAGTCCacgataaactctgcaaacagcaaTTACTGCCCTGCGTCTCCTCTATGCTGAGCTCGTCTGGGAGAACAGCACAGAGCAAATACACACAAGGATAAAGCTGATCCTGAGTGTCGGGGCTGTTACTGCAGGCCTATAATATTCATGACAACAATAATACTACATGTTCTGCTACTACCACCACTATTATTATGTTATATATATCACTATAACTAGAATTATTACTATAACAGCTAATAATTTACTACCACCAAGCTTATTTATACTATTGCTGCTAACTGACTTATAGTAACAATACTAAAATCACTTCgagtattattataattattattacaaCGTATGATATTGAGCAAGCGTATTCCTGCTACCACCACTAATGCTATTTATACGACTGCTACCAGTGATGCTAGTACTATTAAAACTAATaataactactactactactactttttATTACTACTGCAACTTGTGAACAGGAGAAATAGTATTTTTTCTACTACCACTAATGTAATTTATACTACTGCTACAAATTATACTACTGCtagtattactactactactaccaataATAATAGCATTAATACTACCACTAGTCATTTTATAGCTAATATTATTGCAAATGGAACTTATGAAAATAAATAATATTCCTTCTACTACCACTAATGATATTTATACTACTAATAGTAATaataacagcagcagcagcaatacaacaactactactactactactactactactattattattattattattattattattattattattatgactcaTATTATTATTCCTACCAATGATACTAATAATAAACATCATAATAAGAACAATAGTACAATCGATAATACAAACAATACTGGTATTGCCAAAGCTGTAACTCAGTACTACTaattacattttattattattattattattattattattattattattattactacataaaTAGTAACACCTCTAATAATATAATTATATTATTTACAACTAtaatactactactattactatgaTAGGTATTCATGTTATTATTATAATGATAATATTAACTGAATTAGCAATAATAAAAATCTGAATGtaaataatgatgataataataataatctttatttttatatagcgctaacatactccgcagcgctgtacagtttgcacacattatcattatacACATTATAATAGTGACAATATTAGTAATAATGGTGACTGGACTTACTGTGACCCCTTTCCCTGAGagattcttcttcttcctcctcctcctcctcctcttctttgaGGGTACAAGTGTCCAGGGCTGAATGCACATAGGCTCCAGGAGAGATGCCCACCTCCCCATGTCCCTCTGCAGCCCCCATAGAGCTCAGGTAGGAGAGTTTGTCACCGCCCTCGGGGTAGGCAGCCCTGGCCCCCAGCATGCAGGCAGCCTGGCTGTACTCAGCCTCCAGCTCCTGGGCCAGGTGGCCCCTGGGGTGGGCTGGCTGCTGTGGCCCCTGGGGCTCTCTGTTGAGAATATCCTTCACAGAGAAAGGTGTGGAGGTGACTGGACTTGGTAACATCATCAGGACAAGTGATGTGTAAGGTCCAAGGAATGGCTGAGGAGACTCTGGGCTGCTGCACTCCTCACTCTACATAGCCTCCAttagcctggcctctcctgctgtgGGTTTTGTTACAGGCAGGGTAGGGGATAGCTGGGGCATGGGGTACTGCCTGCTCCACAGACCCACCCCTCTGACAACGTCATTCCAGGAGGCTGTCAATCATCCAGAAGAAAAAAAGCAGAAAACAGGGATCCTTGATTGGTGCTTTACTGCTAAACCTCCTCCCACATCTCCTGTGTCCAGGAAGAGTCCTGTGTGCTGAGGAAGGATCCCAGGAGGATCAGGCCTGGAGGTTAACCCCAGAAAACCAGGCACCAAACACCAGCATTGTGTATGTGAGGATAGGAGTATTACAGAGGTAGCAGGGACGCTTGTCATTTAACTCATTGTCACATCTTCTGCCATTTCTCCAGGGAACAGAAGGTAAAATATGTAGAAAGAAAACTGTAAAAAATACAAATTCCAATTTGCAAAAACATTGAtagattagataaatagatagataatagatagataaatagatagatagataatagatagataatagatagataatagagaggtgAGAACCAGATCATCAGATAGATAAAGAGATCAGATAGAtactagagagatgatagatagatagatagatagatagatagatagatagatagatagataatagatagaagataggtaatagatgattgatagatagatagataatagagaggtgAGAAACAGATACATCAAATAGATAAAGAGATTAGATAGATACTAGAGAGATaagaaatagatagataaatagatagatagatagataaatagatagataatagatatagatagataatagatagatgattgatagatagatagacagatagataggtgatagatagataatagatagatagagaaatagatagtagagagatagatagaagtaGACAGAGTTACATAATTACATTATATCTATAGGAAGATTAGCTAATTGGCAGGAATTTTGACAAACGTTTGTTCTtgttatctatctaacatctatctatctatctatctatctattatctatctatctattatctatctatctatctatctatctattatctatctatctaacatctatctatctatctatctatctatctatctatctatctatttatctatctatctatctatctatctatctatctatctatctatctatctatctattatctatctatctattctctatctatctatctatctatctatctat is a window encoding:
- the NKX2-3 gene encoding homeobox protein Nkx-2.3, whose product is MMLPSPVTSTPFSVKDILNREPQGPQQPAHPRGHLAQELEAEYSQAACMLGARAAYPEGGDKLSYLSSMGAAEGHGEVGISPGAYVHSALDTCTLKEEEEEEEEEEESLRERGHKACFMKKSPQDEDKQEDLDRPKQRSRRKPRVLFSQAQVFELERRFKQQRYLSAPEREHLANSLKLTSTQVKIWFQNRRYKCKRQRQDKSLEMGSHQPPPPPRRVAVPVLVRDGKPCIAGSQGYNSAYNVGASPYSYNSYPTYSYNNSSSYNSNYSCSYSGVPAIQHNAGAAGTHPFVNMGSLSQLGNAPQPQSHPGAAMPSCQGTLQGIRAW